A stretch of Caldanaerobius polysaccharolyticus DSM 13641 DNA encodes these proteins:
- a CDS encoding thymidylate synthase ThyX: MTTVKILEVTGWEAALDAARVTRRKPLLNKMPSREWKLKMLRAEHSPIRLVTVRWVWEGLPYWVSVHFVRHKVGIEHFVSTQREDITHVPRNTRLQTELVNHMCVANAQAIINISRRRLCKKASPETRQAWQMFVDALAKVDPELASVCVPNCVYRGRCYELEPCGRRIEQNG, translated from the coding sequence TTGACTACGGTCAAAATCCTAGAGGTAACCGGTTGGGAAGCGGCTCTTGATGCTGCAAGGGTAACCCGCCGCAAGCCTTTGCTCAACAAAATGCCGTCGAGAGAATGGAAGCTGAAAATGCTCAGGGCGGAGCATTCTCCGATTAGATTGGTAACCGTTCGCTGGGTGTGGGAGGGGCTTCCGTACTGGGTAAGTGTGCATTTCGTGCGCCACAAAGTGGGTATCGAGCATTTTGTGAGTACGCAGAGGGAAGACATCACGCACGTGCCCAGGAACACCCGCCTGCAAACGGAGCTTGTAAATCATATGTGCGTTGCAAATGCACAGGCAATTATCAACATCTCACGCAGGCGGTTGTGTAAGAAGGCATCCCCGGAGACGAGGCAGGCATGGCAGATGTTCGTTGATGCACTTGCGAAGGTCGATCCCGAACTTGCAAGTGTTTGCGTTCCGAACTGCGTTTACCGAGGCAGGTGCTATGAGCTTGAGCCGTGCGGAAGGAGGATAGAGCAAAATGGCTAA
- a CDS encoding phage tail fiber protein yields MPFTTSTAQKIINMILRNNAFTQPSTVYISLHTADPGDTGANEVSGGSYARKAITFAAPSGKSTSNNVTLEWTNMPACTVTHIGLWDAQSSGTLWWTGQLTQSKTLQAGDAFRIDSGALTVTLT; encoded by the coding sequence ATGCCTTTTACGACTAGCACTGCTCAGAAGATAATTAACATGATTTTGCGGAACAATGCCTTTACACAACCGTCTACCGTGTACATTTCGCTTCACACTGCTGACCCCGGAGATACAGGAGCAAACGAAGTCTCAGGTGGCAGTTACGCTAGAAAGGCCATAACGTTTGCTGCGCCCAGCGGCAAGAGCACGAGCAACAACGTAACACTTGAGTGGACGAACATGCCTGCTTGCACTGTAACACACATTGGTCTGTGGGATGCGCAATCAAGCGGAACATTATGGTGGACTGGACAGTTAACACAGAGTAAAACGTTGCAAGCTGGTGACGCATTCCGTATTGATAGTGGAGCGCTTACAGTTACACTGACATAG